A genomic segment from Bryobacteraceae bacterium encodes:
- a CDS encoding Do family serine endopeptidase — MNWLQTMKKQKVIPLTLILATLAVGIVIGTLVNTGVRAERNEKPITDATPLAIPTPTQLGNDFTALVKKMEPAVVHVSTEYSGKKETQTAQRRGTRPPAEDEDDQSLDLFRRFFGDRLPEGMRENPTPRFKRQGAGSGFIVDPKGYIITNEHVVDEADKIKVKLHGDQTEYSAKLIGTDSETDVAVIKIDAGRPLQAIPVGNSDAVDVGDWAVAIGSPFGLEASVTAGIVSAKGRSLANSQQFQRFIQTDAAINPGNSGGPLLNIRGEVIGVNTMIATRSGGYEGIGFALPVNMAVKTYNQLIKYGHVTRGSIGISWNPSQEKPEALKALGLDHGVIVDAVTEGGPAEKAGVKVDDVVVAVNRKPVKAGDDLVSVVADTSVGEKVTVTVDRNGKKIDIPITVEDRYEVFKDDPRFARMRKPKGGEDVEAEGAEVKFGFSGRAVSDAERESLKLADGRGVMVTQVQEETFAEDIGLRPNDVIVSINREPVNTIDDIKRVQATLKPGSAVAFRVMRPSPLTGRTGAAGPPASFMLSGTLPRN; from the coding sequence ATGAACTGGCTACAGACGATGAAGAAGCAGAAGGTGATCCCGCTGACGCTGATCCTGGCGACGCTGGCGGTGGGTATCGTGATCGGGACGCTGGTGAACACGGGCGTTCGCGCGGAACGGAACGAGAAGCCGATCACCGATGCGACGCCGCTCGCGATTCCGACGCCCACGCAGTTGGGGAACGACTTCACGGCGCTGGTGAAGAAGATGGAACCGGCGGTGGTGCACGTGAGCACGGAGTACAGCGGCAAGAAAGAGACCCAGACGGCGCAGAGGCGCGGCACTCGCCCTCCAGCCGAGGACGAGGACGACCAGAGCCTCGACCTGTTCCGGCGGTTCTTCGGCGACCGGCTGCCGGAAGGCATGCGCGAGAATCCGACGCCGCGGTTCAAGCGCCAGGGCGCGGGCTCCGGCTTCATCGTGGATCCGAAGGGGTACATCATCACGAACGAACACGTGGTGGATGAGGCCGACAAGATCAAGGTGAAGCTCCATGGCGACCAGACGGAGTATTCGGCGAAGCTGATCGGCACCGACAGCGAGACCGACGTGGCCGTGATCAAGATCGACGCGGGCAGGCCGCTGCAGGCGATTCCGGTTGGGAATTCGGATGCGGTGGACGTCGGCGACTGGGCGGTGGCGATCGGTTCGCCGTTCGGGCTCGAAGCGTCGGTGACGGCGGGCATCGTGAGCGCGAAGGGACGGAGCCTGGCGAATTCGCAGCAGTTCCAGCGGTTCATTCAGACGGACGCGGCCATCAACCCGGGCAACTCGGGCGGTCCGCTGCTGAACATCCGGGGCGAGGTAATAGGAGTGAATACGATGATCGCGACCCGGAGCGGCGGTTATGAGGGGATCGGGTTCGCGCTGCCGGTGAACATGGCGGTGAAGACCTATAACCAGTTGATCAAGTACGGGCATGTGACGCGCGGTTCGATCGGCATTTCGTGGAACCCGAGCCAGGAGAAGCCGGAAGCGCTGAAGGCGCTGGGGCTGGATCACGGCGTGATTGTGGATGCCGTTACCGAGGGTGGCCCGGCGGAAAAAGCCGGTGTGAAAGTGGACGACGTGGTGGTGGCGGTGAACCGCAAGCCGGTGAAGGCGGGCGACGACCTGGTGTCGGTGGTGGCGGATACCTCCGTTGGCGAGAAGGTCACGGTGACCGTGGATCGCAACGGCAAGAAGATCGATATCCCGATCACGGTGGAGGACCGCTACGAAGTCTTCAAGGACGATCCGCGATTCGCGCGGATGCGGAAGCCCAAGGGCGGGGAGGATGTGGAGGCCGAAGGCGCGGAGGTGAAGTTCGGGTTCTCCGGGCGCGCGGTCTCCGATGCGGAACGGGAAAGCTTGAAGCTTGCCGATGGGAGAGGCGTGATGGTGACCCAGGTCCAGGAGGAGACCTTCGCCGAGGATATCGGGCTGCGGCCGAACGACGTGATCGTATCGATCAACCGGGAGCCGGTGAACACGATCGACGATATCAAGAGGGTGCAGGCAACGTTGAAGCCTGGGAGCGCGGTGGCGTTCCGCGTGATGCGGCCGAGCCCGCTGACCGGGCGGACTGGGGCGGCTGGACCGCCGGCGTCGTTCATGCTGTCGGGCACGTTGCCGAGGAACTGA
- a CDS encoding peptidoglycan-binding domain-containing protein, which translates to MGQQKPAADRITEIEAALVKHGVLAGEPDGVWDDASKEALKRFQESHHIAATGRITSLSLIALGLGPQRQPMVNAALPGTVNSAPAVASGDGDGSPRD; encoded by the coding sequence GTGGGCCAACAGAAGCCAGCGGCGGACCGGATTACGGAGATCGAAGCGGCGCTGGTGAAGCACGGCGTGCTTGCCGGCGAACCCGACGGCGTCTGGGACGATGCATCGAAGGAAGCATTGAAGCGCTTCCAGGAATCCCACCACATCGCCGCCACGGGGCGCATCACGTCACTCTCGCTGATCGCGCTAGGGCTCGGGCCACAGCGGCAGCCGATGGTGAACGCGGCGCTGCCGGGCACGGTGAACTCCGCCCCCGCAGTGGCGTCGGGCGACGGCGACGGCAGCCCGCGCGACTAA
- the ald gene encoding alanine dehydrogenase, with the protein MTIGVPTEVKDHESRVGVVPSGVTALVEAGHEVLVQTGAGEASSIPDKFYERAGAKIVETAAEVWRANMVVKVKEPQPVEYGYLRSDLILFTYLHLAPLPELTGRLLESGATSIAYETIREQDGSLPLLTPMSEVAGRMAVQVGAQYLEKPNGGRGILLGGVPGVASANVVILGGGVVGLNAAKMAVGLGANVTIIDRNLNRLRELDDIFNNQIVTLASNIWTIHESVKLADLVVGGVLIPGASAPRLVRRYMLGDMRRGSVLVDVAIDQGGCFETSRATTHTDPVYEVDGILHYCVSNMPAAVPHTSTLALTNATFPYVLEIAKRGFQGAVERSAAIRQGVNTYKGQITFEGVAESQGRPWAELSTLL; encoded by the coding sequence ATGACTATTGGCGTTCCCACGGAAGTGAAGGACCACGAATCCCGCGTCGGCGTTGTTCCGAGCGGTGTGACCGCGCTGGTGGAAGCGGGGCACGAAGTGCTGGTGCAGACCGGGGCCGGGGAGGCGAGTTCGATCCCCGACAAGTTCTACGAGCGCGCCGGGGCGAAGATCGTGGAGACGGCGGCCGAGGTTTGGCGGGCGAACATGGTGGTGAAGGTAAAGGAGCCGCAGCCGGTGGAGTACGGCTATCTGCGGTCCGATTTGATCCTTTTCACGTACCTGCACCTGGCGCCGCTGCCGGAATTGACGGGGAGGCTGCTCGAGAGCGGGGCGACGTCGATCGCGTATGAGACGATTCGCGAGCAGGACGGATCGTTGCCGCTGCTGACGCCGATGAGCGAGGTGGCGGGGCGGATGGCGGTGCAGGTTGGGGCGCAGTACCTGGAGAAGCCGAACGGCGGGCGCGGGATCCTGCTGGGCGGGGTGCCGGGCGTGGCGTCGGCAAACGTGGTGATTTTGGGCGGCGGCGTGGTGGGGTTGAACGCGGCGAAGATGGCGGTGGGGCTGGGCGCGAACGTCACGATCATCGATCGGAATCTGAACCGCCTGCGCGAGCTCGACGATATCTTCAATAACCAGATCGTGACGCTGGCCTCGAACATCTGGACGATTCATGAGTCAGTGAAGCTGGCGGATCTGGTGGTGGGAGGCGTGCTGATTCCAGGCGCGTCGGCGCCGCGGCTGGTGCGGCGGTACATGCTGGGCGACATGCGGCGCGGGTCCGTGCTCGTGGATGTGGCGATCGACCAGGGCGGCTGCTTCGAGACGTCGCGGGCGACGACCCATACCGATCCGGTGTACGAGGTGGATGGAATCCTGCACTATTGCGTGTCGAACATGCCGGCGGCGGTGCCGCACACCTCGACGCTGGCGCTGACCAACGCGACGTTTCCGTATGTGCTCGAGATCGCAAAGCGCGGTTTTCAGGGCGCGGTGGAGCGGAGCGCGGCGATTCGGCAGGGAGTGAATACGTACAAAGGGCAGATTACGTTCGAGGGGGTGGCGGAGTCGCAGGGGCGTCCGTGGGCGGAGTTGTCGACTCTTCTGTAA
- a CDS encoding Uma2 family endonuclease, with amino-acid sequence MSSQPLPRLTPEQYLATGRRAGYKSEYFGGQTFAMSGAIREHNLIASHFNRIIGAQVVGRDCEVYFGDMRVLVSQSGLYTYPDASVVCGQPRFLDTHVDTLLNPTLLVEILSPSTESYDRGKKAEHYRTIPSLQQYVLIAQDYPHVEL; translated from the coding sequence GTGTCCTCACAGCCGCTGCCCCGCCTAACGCCCGAGCAGTACCTGGCGACCGGGCGCCGCGCCGGGTACAAGAGCGAATACTTCGGCGGCCAAACGTTCGCGATGTCCGGGGCAATCCGTGAGCACAACCTGATAGCGAGCCATTTCAACAGGATCATCGGCGCACAGGTCGTCGGCCGCGACTGCGAGGTTTACTTCGGGGACATGCGCGTACTGGTCAGCCAGAGTGGCCTTTACACCTACCCCGACGCAAGCGTCGTCTGCGGCCAACCTCGCTTTCTCGACACCCACGTCGACACCCTGCTCAACCCCACCCTACTCGTCGAAATTCTCTCCCCCTCCACCGAATCCTACGACCGCGGCAAGAAAGCCGAGCACTACCGCACCATTCCCTCTCTCCAGCAATACGTGCTCATCGCCCAGGACTACCCGCACGTCGAACTCTAG
- a CDS encoding CoA-binding protein, which translates to MAAPHTLNDIREFLAHRRIAMPGISRNPKHFSRLLFADLRRRGYDVVPVNPAAAEIDGVRCAASMREIAPPVEGALVMTPAGQTRAVLEDCEAAGVRDVWLYRAFGPGAVSGEALEYAARRGMRVIGGECPFMFLPDTAWPHRAHNAWRAMTLRLPPESRA; encoded by the coding sequence ATGGCTGCCCCACATACGCTGAACGACATTCGCGAGTTTCTGGCTCACCGGCGGATCGCGATGCCCGGTATCTCGCGCAATCCGAAACACTTCAGCCGGCTGCTATTCGCCGATCTGCGGCGGCGCGGCTACGACGTCGTGCCGGTGAATCCGGCGGCGGCGGAGATCGATGGCGTCCGCTGCGCGGCGTCGATGCGCGAAATCGCGCCCCCCGTGGAGGGCGCGTTGGTGATGACGCCCGCCGGCCAGACGCGCGCGGTGCTCGAAGACTGCGAGGCGGCGGGAGTTCGGGACGTCTGGCTGTACCGGGCGTTCGGACCGGGCGCCGTCTCCGGCGAAGCGCTCGAGTACGCGGCCAGGCGCGGGATGCGAGTGATCGGGGGAGAGTGTCCTTTCATGTTCCTGCCGGACACAGCTTGGCCCCACCGCGCGCACAATGCTTGGCGCGCGATGACCCTGCGGCTGCCCCCCGAATCCCGGGCTTGA
- the bamA gene encoding outer membrane protein assembly factor BamA gives MTFCRPWRLAKIALCLCSLLPLPQAFGQPQQGAQPPAQAPKPANPFETVPETKDEAKPAQQPKPASPFEKPTTAPEKPTPQQTEDVIELIEFRGARRVPQDTLRALIFSKKGDRLDPEMLHRDFMALWNTGRFDDITLEREPGQAGWIIRFRVVERRVIRSIKYDGMKSITVSEILDRFKERRVGLSVEQQYDPNRVQRAAVVLKEYLSERGRQFATVEPDIRQIPPSSLEVTFKVREGPKVKVGKIEIEGNKSFSDRQVIRAMRNSRPIGIPHSILFENLFAKSFDSTKLEMDKDMIRDYYQQRGYFTARVLEHQVAMRDVGGNGLRIPLFKPNRPGKRADLTLMVEEGRQYKLNKMLFTGVKLFRTPETIFPNVFQLNEGDLFSTAKLRKGIEQMRKIYGEFGYIDFVPEPEFEPLPGTDKINLTLNVDEGKQFFVRRIDFVGNTTTRDKVIRREILLDEGQIYNTRYWELSLLRLNQLGYFEVLKENEAADIKRDTKTNTVDITLKVKERGKNSVQLNGGVSGIAGSFVGFGYSTNNFLGLGETLSIDAQLGDRIRNVTFGFTEPYFLDRPITVGFTVYTTRFNFDQGREVSLLTGRNLLPLFNQLGRDNLLNYVSNGGGFTTFISAPTRKLGGLFARVGLTYSYGVQNIRTESLASRQYFEYINFQGLDGQNSLNGIKTSALIPSYSFNSVDHPITPSRGKSLFISTQFATVGGNVRMIEPTVDFKIFRAGLKKGHVIGAHSLFRFVSGYSGKVAPPFNRFYMGGENDIRGFEIWGISPVAFIPSEASVPLLNADGSARLQRTIDPTTGGEVLSPVLTSVPVYQMIFPGGDTQMVNNFEYRIPIAGPVTLALFADGGFNKITRTNQLRVNPGRLLELNAKFPQAAFQNQIPIAAGTQKFRSSVGVEFQIMMPVVNAPFRLYWAYNPTILRDFLIPPIVVDQSYFPNSASFANAVASVGQAFPFFERRKLWRFTISRTF, from the coding sequence ATGACGTTTTGCAGGCCTTGGCGCCTGGCGAAGATAGCTCTGTGTCTGTGTTCCCTTCTTCCTCTGCCGCAGGCTTTCGGTCAGCCGCAACAGGGAGCACAACCTCCCGCGCAGGCTCCGAAACCAGCGAATCCATTCGAAACCGTACCCGAGACGAAGGACGAGGCGAAGCCCGCCCAGCAGCCGAAGCCGGCATCGCCGTTCGAGAAACCGACCACGGCGCCTGAAAAGCCCACCCCGCAGCAGACTGAAGACGTGATCGAACTGATCGAGTTTCGTGGAGCGCGGCGGGTGCCGCAGGATACGCTACGCGCGCTGATCTTCTCGAAAAAGGGCGACCGGCTGGATCCGGAAATGCTCCACCGGGACTTCATGGCGCTGTGGAACACGGGCCGGTTCGACGACATCACGCTCGAACGGGAGCCGGGGCAGGCGGGATGGATCATCCGGTTCCGGGTGGTGGAGCGGCGCGTCATCCGGTCCATCAAGTACGACGGGATGAAGTCGATCACGGTGTCGGAAATCCTGGACCGGTTCAAGGAACGGCGGGTGGGGTTGTCGGTGGAACAGCAGTACGATCCGAACCGCGTGCAGCGGGCGGCGGTGGTGTTGAAGGAGTACCTTTCCGAGCGCGGCCGCCAGTTCGCCACGGTGGAGCCCGACATCCGGCAGATTCCTCCTTCGTCGCTCGAGGTGACGTTCAAGGTGCGGGAAGGGCCGAAGGTAAAGGTCGGCAAGATCGAGATCGAAGGCAACAAGTCGTTCAGCGACCGGCAGGTGATCCGCGCGATGCGGAATTCGCGGCCGATCGGGATTCCGCATTCGATCCTTTTCGAGAATCTGTTCGCGAAGTCGTTCGACTCGACCAAGCTCGAGATGGACAAAGACATGATCCGCGACTACTACCAGCAGCGCGGGTATTTCACGGCGCGAGTGCTCGAACACCAGGTTGCGATGCGCGACGTGGGCGGCAACGGACTTCGGATACCGCTGTTCAAGCCGAATCGCCCCGGCAAGCGCGCCGACCTCACGCTCATGGTCGAAGAGGGGCGCCAGTACAAACTCAACAAGATGCTGTTCACCGGGGTTAAGCTGTTCCGGACGCCGGAAACAATCTTCCCGAACGTATTCCAGTTGAACGAAGGCGACCTGTTTTCGACCGCGAAACTGCGCAAGGGCATCGAGCAGATGCGGAAGATCTACGGCGAGTTCGGCTACATCGACTTCGTTCCGGAACCGGAGTTCGAGCCGCTGCCGGGCACGGATAAGATCAACCTGACGCTCAACGTCGACGAAGGCAAGCAGTTCTTCGTGCGCCGCATCGATTTCGTGGGCAACACGACGACTCGCGACAAGGTGATCCGCCGCGAGATCCTGCTCGACGAGGGCCAGATCTACAACACGCGCTACTGGGAACTTTCGCTGCTCCGGCTGAACCAGCTCGGCTACTTCGAGGTGCTCAAGGAGAACGAAGCGGCCGACATCAAGCGCGACACGAAGACGAACACGGTGGACATCACGCTCAAGGTGAAGGAGCGTGGCAAGAATTCGGTGCAGTTGAACGGCGGCGTGTCGGGCATCGCGGGCAGCTTCGTCGGGTTCGGGTATTCGACGAACAACTTCCTCGGCCTGGGCGAGACGTTGTCGATCGACGCGCAACTCGGTGACCGCATCCGCAACGTGACGTTCGGATTCACGGAACCGTATTTCCTGGACCGCCCGATCACGGTGGGCTTCACGGTGTACACGACGCGATTCAACTTCGACCAGGGCCGCGAAGTTTCGCTGCTCACCGGGCGAAACCTGCTGCCGCTGTTCAACCAGCTCGGGCGGGACAACCTGCTGAACTATGTTTCGAACGGCGGCGGGTTCACGACATTCATCAGCGCGCCGACGCGAAAGCTGGGCGGGCTGTTCGCGCGCGTGGGGCTCACCTACAGCTACGGCGTGCAGAACATCCGGACGGAGTCGCTGGCGTCGCGCCAGTACTTCGAGTACATCAACTTCCAAGGGCTGGACGGGCAGAACTCGCTGAACGGCATCAAGACGAGCGCGCTGATTCCGTCGTACAGCTTCAACTCGGTGGACCACCCGATCACGCCGTCGCGCGGCAAGAGCCTGTTCATCTCGACGCAGTTCGCCACCGTGGGCGGCAACGTGCGGATGATCGAGCCGACGGTGGACTTCAAAATTTTCCGCGCCGGCCTCAAGAAGGGCCATGTGATCGGCGCGCACTCGCTGTTCCGCTTCGTGAGCGGGTATTCGGGCAAGGTGGCGCCCCCGTTCAACCGGTTCTATATGGGCGGCGAGAACGACATTCGCGGGTTCGAAATCTGGGGCATCAGCCCGGTTGCGTTCATTCCGAGCGAAGCGTCCGTGCCGCTGCTGAACGCGGACGGTTCGGCGCGCCTGCAGAGGACCATCGACCCGACGACGGGCGGAGAGGTGCTGTCGCCGGTGCTGACGTCGGTGCCGGTGTACCAGATGATCTTCCCGGGCGGCGACACGCAGATGGTGAACAACTTCGAATACCGGATCCCGATCGCGGGTCCGGTGACGCTGGCGCTATTCGCCGACGGCGGGTTCAACAAGATCACGCGGACGAACCAGTTGCGTGTCAACCCGGGGCGGCTGCTGGAGCTGAACGCGAAGTTCCCGCAGGCGGCGTTCCAGAACCAGATTCCGATCGCGGCGGGAACGCAGAAGTTCCGCAGTTCAGTGGGCGTGGAGTTTCAGATCATGATGCCGGTGGTGAACGCTCCGTTCCGGCTGTACTGGGCTTATAACCCGACGATCTTGCGGGACTTCCTGATTCCGCCGATCGTGGTGGATCAATCCTACTTCCCCAATTCGGCGTCGTTCGCCAACGCGGTGGCGTCGGTGGGCCAGGCGTTTCCGTTCTTCGAGCGGCGGAAATTGTGGCGATTCACGATCAGCCGGACGTTCTGA
- a CDS encoding OmpH family outer membrane protein, with translation MSKKYAAAAAAVLSFAAVATAQTKVAVIHIQQAMISTNEGQKAANDLQAKFEPKKKTIEEKQRELNALQAELNKGSNTMAEAKRVSLTRDIDAKTKSLQRDTQDAQDEFEQEQNRVLSELGQKMMVVIDKYAKDNGYSVVIDVSSQQTPVLWASPSVNITEAIIDLYNKNTPAAAAPAAAPAKPAAAPAPAAPKPAPKK, from the coding sequence GTGAGTAAGAAATACGCCGCTGCGGCGGCCGCCGTCCTTTCCTTCGCTGCCGTTGCTACCGCGCAGACCAAGGTTGCCGTGATCCATATCCAGCAAGCGATGATCAGCACGAACGAAGGCCAGAAGGCAGCGAACGACCTGCAGGCGAAGTTCGAGCCGAAAAAGAAGACGATCGAGGAAAAGCAACGGGAGTTGAACGCGCTCCAGGCCGAGCTGAACAAGGGAAGCAACACGATGGCGGAAGCCAAACGTGTGAGCCTGACGCGCGATATCGACGCCAAGACGAAGTCCCTGCAGCGCGATACGCAGGACGCGCAGGACGAGTTCGAGCAGGAGCAGAACCGGGTATTGAGCGAACTCGGGCAGAAGATGATGGTGGTGATCGACAAGTACGCCAAGGATAACGGCTACTCCGTGGTGATCGACGTGAGTTCGCAGCAGACGCCGGTGTTGTGGGCGTCGCCGAGCGTGAACATCACCGAGGCGATCATCGACCTCTACAACAAGAACACGCCAGCGGCGGCAGCGCCGGCGGCCGCACCGGCGAAACCCGCCGCCGCGCCGGCTCCCGCCGCGCCGAAACCGGCGCCGAAGAAATAG
- a CDS encoding tetratricopeptide repeat protein encodes MARVPALPATAALLALVSCGTRPPLPELPAVNPDAFLPAVRDTVSAAAAEARATPEDAQANGRLGMLLHAHDQPSAASAAYRRAWILDPKNFAWPYYLALTESTQGNYDAAGKAIDEALAIDPEYLPAVLKRAEILFDQGKLDEAEAIYSAAAPEHPDSAFAWYGLGRVQAAKGETAKAAESLEKACAIYPQFGTAHYALSQALRKLGRNEEAQSHLEPYTRFKTWYPNAGDRYLQDVLSLNISAVTFIRRGSTMEAAGDLAGAIEMHLKAIEADPRSAQAFANLISLYGRSGRNEDAASVYRSAVAIEPGHAEAHYNYGVLMFNQKRFAEGRKAFERALASNPNYAEAHNNLAFLLETEGKQAAAIEHYRQAVAAQPRFRLAHFHLGRILTNQRRFAEAIPEFEKTLEPVDDQTPGFLYGLGAAHGRAGHREQAVEYLTRARQMAAERNQPGLRASIERDLRTLGALP; translated from the coding sequence GTGGCTCGAGTTCCCGCGCTACCCGCGACGGCCGCGCTCCTCGCGCTGGTTTCGTGCGGTACGCGCCCCCCGCTTCCGGAACTTCCCGCGGTGAATCCGGATGCGTTTTTACCCGCGGTGCGCGACACGGTATCGGCGGCGGCGGCCGAGGCGCGCGCCACGCCCGAGGACGCGCAGGCGAACGGACGGCTGGGGATGCTGCTCCATGCACACGACCAGCCGTCGGCGGCGTCGGCGGCGTACCGGCGGGCGTGGATTCTCGATCCGAAGAACTTCGCGTGGCCGTACTATCTGGCGCTCACCGAGAGCACGCAAGGCAACTACGACGCGGCGGGAAAGGCGATCGACGAAGCGCTGGCGATCGATCCGGAATATCTTCCCGCGGTACTCAAGAGGGCGGAGATCCTTTTCGACCAGGGAAAGCTGGACGAAGCGGAGGCGATCTATTCGGCGGCGGCGCCGGAGCATCCCGATTCCGCGTTCGCCTGGTATGGGCTTGGGCGGGTGCAGGCGGCCAAGGGAGAAACGGCCAAGGCGGCGGAGTCGCTTGAGAAAGCCTGCGCGATCTATCCGCAGTTCGGAACGGCGCACTACGCGCTTTCGCAGGCGCTGCGAAAGCTGGGCCGCAATGAAGAAGCGCAGTCGCATCTGGAGCCTTACACGCGCTTCAAGACTTGGTATCCGAACGCCGGCGACCGCTATTTGCAGGACGTGCTTTCGCTGAACATCTCGGCGGTGACATTCATCCGGCGGGGCTCGACGATGGAGGCCGCCGGCGACTTGGCCGGGGCGATCGAGATGCACTTGAAGGCGATCGAAGCAGACCCGCGATCGGCGCAGGCGTTCGCGAATCTGATCTCGCTATACGGCCGGTCCGGACGGAACGAGGATGCGGCGTCGGTGTACCGGTCCGCGGTGGCGATCGAGCCTGGGCACGCCGAGGCGCACTACAACTACGGGGTATTGATGTTCAACCAGAAGCGGTTCGCGGAGGGCCGCAAGGCTTTCGAGCGGGCGCTGGCATCGAATCCGAACTACGCCGAGGCGCACAATAATCTCGCGTTTCTGCTCGAAACCGAAGGCAAGCAGGCGGCGGCGATTGAACATTACCGGCAGGCGGTTGCCGCGCAGCCCCGCTTCAGGCTGGCGCATTTCCATCTGGGCCGGATTCTCACGAACCAGCGGCGCTTCGCCGAGGCGATCCCCGAGTTCGAAAAGACACTCGAGCCGGTGGACGACCAGACGCCGGGGTTCCTTTACGGGCTGGGCGCGGCGCACGGCCGGGCCGGGCATCGGGAGCAGGCGGTGGAGTATTTGACGCGCGCACGGCAGATGGCGGCGGAACGCAATCAACCCGGCTTGCGCGCGAGCATCGAGCGCGATCTGCGGACTCTGGGGGCGCTGCCGTGA
- a CDS encoding CRTAC1 family protein yields the protein MRAWGPAAAFALLAACSQAAPESEPAGGELFREVAAETGLDFVHDPFVSGQHYMPEIIGSGGALFDYDNDGDLDVFLIQNRPLERGKAAPAGMGNRLYRNESIPGGKLRFSDVTEASGLGASMYGMGAATGDFDGDGWVDLYVTAFGPNGLYRNRGDGTFVDVTGAAGVQDDRWSTSASWVDYDRDGDRDLFFLNYVDFTLANNKKCQAATGEADYCTPKVYNPAPARLFRNDGGGGRIRFTDVSVSSGIAAKYGPGLGVVATDINADGWPDLYVANDTHANMLWVNQKNGTFREQALEAGAAYSEDGLAKAGMGVTAGDFDNDGDDDIFVVNLTREGATLFVHDGAGGFQDQSLRHGLRPATYAYTGFGAGWFDYDNDGLLDLFVANGAVTLMESLRGKDWPFEQKNILLRNTGSKFEDMTLRAGKAFAAEEVSRGAAFGDIDNDGDVDILVTNNKGPVRLLLNEVGSAKAWVTIVAVEGARVGLRRRGRPTLWREARTDASYLAASDPRVHFGLGDGERVEAVEVIWPGGERRSYPAPRLRAVTKLTQPK from the coding sequence GTGAGGGCGTGGGGGCCGGCGGCGGCGTTCGCGCTGCTGGCGGCCTGTTCGCAGGCGGCGCCGGAATCGGAGCCAGCGGGCGGTGAGCTCTTCCGGGAGGTGGCGGCGGAAACGGGACTTGATTTCGTTCACGATCCGTTTGTTTCGGGCCAGCACTACATGCCGGAGATCATTGGATCGGGCGGTGCGCTGTTCGACTACGACAACGACGGCGACCTGGATGTGTTCCTGATTCAAAACCGTCCGCTCGAGCGGGGCAAGGCGGCTCCCGCCGGCATGGGAAACCGGCTGTATCGCAACGAATCGATCCCGGGCGGGAAGCTCCGCTTCTCCGACGTGACGGAAGCGAGCGGGCTCGGCGCGTCGATGTACGGGATGGGCGCGGCCACGGGCGATTTCGACGGCGACGGGTGGGTGGATCTCTACGTGACCGCGTTCGGGCCGAACGGACTCTATCGCAATCGCGGCGACGGTACGTTCGTGGACGTGACAGGCGCGGCCGGGGTTCAGGACGACCGGTGGTCGACATCGGCGTCGTGGGTCGACTACGACCGTGACGGCGACCGGGATTTGTTTTTTCTCAACTACGTGGACTTCACGCTGGCTAACAACAAGAAGTGCCAGGCGGCGACCGGGGAGGCCGACTACTGTACGCCGAAGGTCTACAATCCGGCGCCGGCGCGGCTGTTCCGCAACGATGGCGGCGGCGGGCGGATCCGGTTTACGGACGTCTCCGTGTCATCGGGGATCGCCGCGAAGTACGGCCCCGGGCTGGGCGTAGTGGCGACGGACATCAACGCGGATGGCTGGCCGGATCTGTACGTCGCCAACGACACGCACGCGAACATGCTGTGGGTGAATCAGAAGAACGGGACGTTCCGGGAACAGGCGCTCGAAGCCGGGGCGGCGTATTCCGAAGACGGACTCGCCAAGGCGGGGATGGGCGTGACGGCGGGCGATTTCGACAACGACGGCGACGACGATATCTTCGTGGTGAACCTGACGCGTGAGGGGGCGACGCTGTTCGTGCATGACGGGGCGGGCGGGTTTCAGGATCAGTCGCTGCGCCACGGTCTGCGTCCGGCGACGTATGCCTACACAGGTTTCGGCGCGGGTTGGTTCGACTACGACAATGACGGGCTGCTCGATCTGTTCGTCGCGAACGGGGCGGTGACGCTGATGGAGTCGCTGCGGGGCAAGGATTGGCCGTTCGAGCAGAAGAACATCCTGCTGCGGAACACGGGATCGAAGTTCGAGGACATGACGCTGCGGGCCGGGAAGGCGTTCGCGGCAGAGGAGGTATCGCGGGGTGCGGCGTTCGGCGACATCGACAACGACGGCGACGTCGACATCCTGGTGACGAACAACAAGGGGCCGGTCCGGCTGTTGTTGAACGAAGTGGGGTCGGCGAAGGCATGGGTGACGATCGTGGCGGTGGAGGGAGCGCGGGTGGGGCTGAGGCGGCGGGGCAGGCCGACGTTGTGGCGGGAGGCGCGGACGGATGCGAGCTATCTGGCCGCTTCCGATCCGCGGGTGCATTTCGGGTTGGGAGACGGTGAGCGGGTGGAGGCGGTGGAGGTAATCTGGCCGGGGGGCGAGCGGCGGAGCTACCCGGCGCCCCGGCTGCGGGCGGTGACGAAGCTGACGCAGCCGAAATAG